Below is a genomic region from Prunus persica cultivar Lovell chromosome G3, Prunus_persica_NCBIv2, whole genome shotgun sequence.
AAATTCAGACTCTCTGTATAAGATAGCCTATCTTGCACTAGTCTCTGGCCAATTCAGCATCTAGGGAGAGCAAGACCTATGCAGTCATATCCCTGTAACAAGGGGGGCTGTTTTTGCTGGGGACAATCATTACATCAAGAAACACCTTCAAGAATGTCTATACTGCTAAATCTCAAAAGGAACACAAAGAAATGCATAAAATCAGAAGAAATGATACCAGTGGCCAATTTTAAGAGTGGAAGAATAGAGGTAGAGGCATTCTGATGCTTATTGCTTCGAGCAGATCAACACAAGCGTCAATGCAGCAGACAAACAAGTCAGTCACCAAAAATCTTTGCAAGAACATGACCCATTTCTGAAATGATGGAAACGACTATTATCTCTCACAATAATCTCACGATCATAGATACTGGATAGGAGTTTAGTGACAGAGTGGCAATCGTTACAGACACGAAGATTCTTTATAATGCGAATAGGACTCCCAGATTCCAAATTAATAAGACCATATGCAATAGCCAATCTCTCGCTATGGTTTTCCAATTcagcttccttctctttttcctcttcaagACACAACAGAACTTGACTTGTGTCAGGAACATGTCCTTCGGATTtcagtttctctctcatctcaGTCAACTTAGAATATATGTCTTTTGTCCGAGGATGTGATTTGTCACCGACAATAAACCCATGAAGCACACCTCTGTGCTCTATGGAACTGCATCCTGGGTCCTTTTTTactcctctctttctcataATTTCTCTTACCTGTGAAACTTTCTCCCACTTATCAGCCGCAGCATACATGTTAGAAAGAAGAACATAGCATCCAACAGTGTCTGGAGACACGTCAATCAAATGGCGAGCTGCATAATCACCAACTTCAACATTTCCCTGGTTCCGAGCACCACTAAGCAAACTCATCCAAATTACTTTGTTTGGTTTCATGGGCATACCTTCAATGACATTCTTTGCCTCGTCCAGACAACCAGCGCGGCATAAAATGTCTACAAAACAACCATAGTGTTCAATTGTGGGTTCAATTTCATAATCATTTATCATCAGATTGAAATAGTAACGACCAAGATCAACCAATCCTGCATGACTACATGCATTCAAGACTCCGATAAAAGTTATACTATGAGGGCGCATTCCATTTTTGCGCATCTCAAGGAATAGCTCAAGAACCTGGTCGGCCATACCATGCATTCCTAAACCAACAATTATAGCAGTCCAATGCCCCAATTTCTTCCTGTCTATAGCTCGAAATACAGCCAGAGCACTCTCTATGCTCCCACACTTGGAATACAATTCTATCAATGATGTACCAAGCACACCATCTAAATCAAATCCATGTTTTACCATGAAAGAATGTATCCATCTCCCCTTACTTAGAGTGGCTAATCCTGAAACGGCAGAAAGAGCACTGACTAATGTAGCATGACTAGGCATAATATCTTCTTCCAAAATTTCCTGAAACAACTCCAATGCTTCCATAAACTGTCCATTAAATTCATAACCTGCAATCATCGAATTCCAAGTAATTATATCTCTTGTTGGCATCAGACCAAACAATTGACGTGCCATCTCAAAATCTCCGGATTTCATGTAACCATTAATCATGGCATTCCAAGAAACCAAATTTCTATTTGGCATCCTATCAAATATCTCCCTAGCCATCTCTACCTTCCCGCATTTTGATAACCCGTCAACTAAAACAGTCCACGAAAAAGAATCTCTCTCCTGCATTTGATCAAACAATTCCATTGCAACTTCTACTTCTCCACATCTCGCATACCCATCAATCAAAGAATTCCAAGTAACCAAATCTCTATCAAGCATTTGATCAAACACTTTCCTAGCCAAACCAATCTCACCACACTTTGAGTATAAACTAACCAAACTACTCTGCACAAACTTATCCAAACCAAGCCCAATTTTCAACACCAACCCATGAATCTGTTTCCCTTCCCCAATCGCATTTAACCGAGCACAACCCTTTATCACACACGGTACAGTAAAATTATCCGGAACAAGTTCATGAAGCAATTCATAGAACAAAACAATAGCATCATGGGAACGTTGGTTCCCAACATAGCATTTGATGAGAACGTTCCAGGAAACCAAGGTGGGTTCTTCAATTTGATCGAAGACGGAGCGAGCAGAGTCAAGATTGTTGATTTTGGGGTCTGCGTAGAGAGATAAGAAACGGGAAGCAATTGCTGGGTGGCTGAAAGTTCCGGTTTTGAGGGATATGGCGTGGTGTTGCTCTGCTTCTCGTTGGGTTTTACAGGTTTGGAGAAGCGAAAAGGGGAGGCTTTGAGGAGAGAGCAATGGTTGATGGAGAGAGTGAGAAGGCGTGAGTTGAAGCATTGCTATGGCTTTGGTGGATCAGATGATTGACTGAAGGGCTCTGTGTGTGGCTTATTATAAAGGGAAATAGCTCAAAATATCaccaattttataattttatgtcaaaataccaccccttctcaaaaattttaaaactatgacctataaatacatttttattgtAAATTGATTGCACCCATATCACATTTTCAGAAAACCTGAGGGGAACTACGGGTTTAGAATGACTTCGCCTCCGCCTCTTTTCTCGTTCGATCGTCTACGGCCTCCGCTTCCTCTCTCCTTCGTTCTTCTACGCCCCTGCCTCCGCCTCTGCTTTTTCGATTGTCtgccttcctcctcctcctctgctTTTTCGATTGTCtaccttcctcctcctcctcctacttGGCTCTTCTCCTTAGCTATCAGCTATTTCATACCCAGAAGTGTTGGATCCTGAGCAAGCAGTGAAAGGGCTATCTGGTAATCTAATGACTAATACTATTAGTTGGATATGCTGTatgttttctcttcaaaattcTAGATTTAGTAGGGTTGGCATACACTATCATGACCTGATATATTTTCAGTCTGTTTTAATTACTGGCTATTAGGGTGTGGTTTGAAACTTTGACTGATGGGGTGGGGGAGCTTGGACggagttttcttatttttgtgaaatgggttttggAGGATTAGGGATTTTAGGGGAGTGTGTGAGTTCGCTGTTTTGGTGGAAGATATATGCAGAAGggttatgatgatgatgggggtgggtttttgtgttttgttaattcttttgtttgtcGGAAGAAGAATGAGATATTTTTCCAACTCTTATGAGTGAGTTGGGTTCAAAAGCAATTATTGttggttttatattttgatttatttgcaACTGTCTTtatagaatttaatttttaatagtaatatatgtattCTTCATGAATGGTTTTGCTCTGTTCAGGTGCGTCTGTCTACATGGGTTTGTGCTTGAAGCATAATGCAAGTTTTGTTAATAAATTCTCTGTTTTATGCTGTGCAGGTGTGAAttggaataaataaaaaaaatttgctggGTTTTTGAGACTTGTGATGTTATTCATCAGTATTCATGCCTGGTTTCTTCTTGCAATAATTTTGTTGATTGTGAGCTTTTCCCTCTAGCGCTTGTTGCTGATACTGATTGTGAAGGTGAATTGGTTGTGCTTTATGATGTTTGAACCtcatttctgtttcttctctttcatgCCAATAGGTTGTAGGAAACTCCGCTCTCAAACATAGGCAATGAACAATTGAGTTGACATGCTGCTGGGAGAATTGTTTGCAATGCAGAGAAGACTTGTCTCTTACTTTTGTGATGATGAACTGGGTGAGATTCTTTAAGAGTGATGtgtcatatttgaatttttgaatatcatattttagttttgtttttaagttttgaaCCTTGTTCTATTTCAGCATCCTATAGACCTGTGTTAACTTATATCTACATGTGATATGGATATAACTTAT
It encodes:
- the LOC18782487 gene encoding pentatricopeptide repeat-containing protein At2g29760, chloroplastic, whose translation is MLQLTPSHSLHQPLLSPQSLPFSLLQTCKTQREAEQHHAISLKTGTFSHPAIASRFLSLYADPKINNLDSARSVFDQIEEPTLVSWNVLIKCYVGNQRSHDAIVLFYELLHELVPDNFTVPCVIKGCARLNAIGEGKQIHGLVLKIGLGLDKFVQSSLVSLYSKCGEIGLARKVFDQMLDRDLVTWNSLIDGYARCGEVEVAMELFDQMQERDSFSWTVLVDGLSKCGKVEMAREIFDRMPNRNLVSWNAMINGYMKSGDFEMARQLFGLMPTRDIITWNSMIAGYEFNGQFMEALELFQEILEEDIMPSHATLVSALSAVSGLATLSKGRWIHSFMVKHGFDLDGVLGTSLIELYSKCGSIESALAVFRAIDRKKLGHWTAIIVGLGMHGMADQVLELFLEMRKNGMRPHSITFIGVLNACSHAGLVDLGRYYFNLMINDYEIEPTIEHYGCFVDILCRAGCLDEAKNVIEGMPMKPNKVIWMSLLSGARNQGNVEVGDYAARHLIDVSPDTVGCYVLLSNMYAAADKWEKVSQVREIMRKRGVKKDPGCSSIEHRGVLHGFIVGDKSHPRTKDIYSKLTEMREKLKSEGHVPDTSQVLLCLEEEKEKEAELENHSERLAIAYGLINLESGSPIRIIKNLRVCNDCHSVTKLLSSIYDREIIVRDNSRFHHFRNGSCSCKDFW